In a single window of the Planctomycetia bacterium genome:
- a CDS encoding thiamine phosphate synthase, with the protein MDAAALRILDANFNRAREGLRVLEEHARFALDDAGLTDSLKHLRHELTAAGARLLPADALSCRDTPGDVGTQITTDAEHQRADTTAVASAAAKRLGESLRCIEEYGKLVDPSAAAAVEQMRYRLYSIEQEALLTSPRRRRLREARLHVLVTAELCKGDWLATCEAAMAGGADVIQLREKSLNDRELLARAVRLRAMTEAAGALLFINDRADIARLCGADGVHVGQSDLSVADVRRIAGPTVLVGKSTHSAAEITAAIEERPDYIAVGPMFASATKPDVQVAGARLLEKAAGLTDLPIVAIGGITAGNVSGLVCRSPFAVAVSHAVISASDVATAAREIRGAVSCDERQTPR; encoded by the coding sequence ATGGACGCTGCCGCGCTGCGCATACTCGATGCCAACTTCAACCGGGCGCGCGAGGGTCTGCGCGTGCTGGAGGAGCATGCGCGATTCGCGCTGGATGACGCGGGGCTGACGGATTCGCTCAAGCATCTGCGCCACGAGCTGACGGCGGCGGGCGCGCGACTCCTGCCAGCCGACGCACTTAGTTGTCGGGACACGCCAGGCGACGTCGGCACGCAAATCACGACGGACGCGGAGCATCAGCGGGCGGACACAACGGCGGTCGCATCGGCCGCGGCGAAGCGGCTTGGTGAGTCGCTTCGGTGCATTGAGGAATATGGTAAGCTCGTCGATCCATCTGCCGCCGCTGCCGTGGAGCAGATGCGTTACCGGTTGTATTCGATCGAGCAGGAGGCGCTTTTGACTTCGCCGCGGCGCAGGCGGCTGCGCGAGGCGAGGCTGCACGTGCTCGTCACCGCCGAGCTTTGCAAGGGGGACTGGCTGGCGACCTGCGAGGCGGCGATGGCGGGCGGGGCCGATGTGATTCAACTGCGCGAGAAATCGCTGAACGACCGGGAGCTGCTGGCCCGGGCGGTGCGGCTTCGCGCGATGACCGAGGCCGCCGGGGCGCTGCTGTTTATCAACGATCGGGCGGACATTGCCCGACTGTGCGGGGCTGACGGCGTTCATGTGGGGCAGAGCGATCTTTCGGTCGCGGATGTTCGGCGCATTGCCGGGCCGACTGTGCTGGTGGGCAAGAGCACGCACAGCGCCGCTGAGATTACGGCGGCGATCGAGGAGCGGCCGGATTACATTGCGGTGGGCCCGATGTTCGCTTCGGCGACGAAGCCGGATGTACAGGTCGCCGGGGCGCGACTGCTCGAGAAGGCTGCCGGGCTTACTGATCTGCCGATTGTGGCGATCGGCGGGATCACGGCGGGCAATGTCTCGGGGCTGGTTTGCCGGAGTCCGTTTGCGGTGGCGGTGAGTCATGCGGTGATCTCGGCGAGCGATGTGGCTACGGCTGCGCGGGAGATTCGCGGGGCGGTTTCGTGCGACGAGCGGCAAACTCCAAGGTGA